The following nucleotide sequence is from Prosthecobacter dejongeii.
TGCCACAGCGCTGAATTTTACCCTGTGGCGGCTGAATCCGGCTTAGACCGATTACCAAAAATCTTGTCCGAAAAGCGGCGACGGGGTGGGACGATTGGCGGCGTTTTTCGCTTGGCTGTTATCGTCATGATAGCAGCCTGCGCTCTTGCCTTGCCACTCATCCCACCGCGCCCGCCTTTTCAATCGGACAATCTTTTTGGAAACCAGTCTAACCAGGAGTTAATCCTGGCCGTGGAGTCGCTGGAGGGTGATCTCCAAAGAATCGGTGCCATCGCCGATGAAGAGGGCCCCGTCTTGAAGAGTGATCTGTAGGCTCATGGAGCGCTGGGTCATGGCGGCCAGCTTTTGACTTTGCTCCGCCGGGATCTGCCAGACGGTGAGATTGCGCAGGCGGGTGAGTTTGGAGGCGATGCCTGCCCACCAGGTGGGGGTGCTGGAGCTGAAGCTGTAAACGGTGACCTTGGCCGCGCGGCTGCACAGGCGGGTGATGCGTTTTTCATCGGGCTGGCCGACTTCGATGATGTGGACGAGCAAGCCGGTGAGGTCCTTTTGCACAAGGCAAGGTTCATCGGGCTCCCACATGTCTTTGCCAAATTCCAGCAGGCCTTGGTCATTGTTCGCCGGGGCATTGAGGGCAAAGGCCAAAACGCGGATCATCATCCGCTCATCGGTTTCCGAAGGGTGACGTGCGATGGTGAGGCTGTGATCGCTGTAGAGATTGCGATCGATGTCGGAGACATCCAGGCTGGCTTTGTAGATGGTGGCTTTGAGTGCCATAAGGGAACGCGGAGTTTACCGAGGGGAGGCCGAGGAACAAGGGGTGTCTTTCCCCATCTTGAGGGCGCTAAAAAAGGCGAGGTGCCGGGGTCGAGGGGCAGGGGGCTCATTCTGTTGACAGGTTGGCGGCGGCGGAACGTTGACGCAGGTCCGCTTTGCCACGTATTGAATCGGAATGAAAAAACGCCGCCCGGATTCCCCTCCAGCTCCGCCCTCCCCGCCGTCTGGCGAGGGTGGATCGTCTGCGGGGATGGTGTGGGTGGTGGTGGGCCTGCTGGTGGTGGTGGGCGGTATTGGCTGGGCTCTGTGGCCGAAAAAGCCCGCCTACACGCCGGTGGCGGTGGTGGCAGAGCCGAAGAAGCCCGTGCAGGCCTTTGTGATGCCGGATGAAAAGGCTACGTTTGCCCAGTATGCGGGCTCGCAGTCCTGCAAGGAGTGTCACGCGGTGGAATTCGACAAATGGCAGGGCTCTCACCACGGCCTCGCGGAACGGTTGCCGGATGACAAGCTGGATCTGGCAGGCTTCCAGCCGCCGCAGATTTTCAAGCACGGCACGCAGACCTCTGAGGCGCGGAAAGAGGGCGGCGTGTATCAGATCACCTCCCTCGGTTTTGATGGCGAAACGAAGCCTTGGTCGGTGGAGCGGGTCATCGGCCATGCGCCGCTGCGGCAGTATTTGGTGAAGGGGAAAAAAGGGCGTCTGCATTCCATGGAGGCCTGCTTTGATCCGGTGAAGGGAGACTGGTTCAATGTCTATGGCGATGAAGATCGCAAGCCCGGCGAGTGGGGCCACTGGACCGGGCGCGGCATGGTGTGGAACCAGATGTGTGCGAGCTGCCACAACACCCGCGTGCGCAAAAACTATGACCTGGAGACGGACAGCTACCAGACCCGCATGGCGGAGATGACGGTGAGTTGCGAATCCTGCCACGGGCCGATGAAGGCGCACGATGATTGGCAGCGTCAATACAAGGGCAAACCGGGTGGCGAAAAAGACCCTACACTGGTGGCCTGGAGCCGGGACCAGCACACGGAAAACTGCGCAGGCTGCCACGCCCGGCGCGGGGAGATCACTGGGGACTTTGCACCGGGCGACTCCTTTTGGGATCATTACCTGCTGACCATCACGGACCACACCGATGTGTATTATCCAGATGGCCAGATCCGCGATGAGAACTATGAATTCGCCAGTTTCTTCAGCAGTCGCATGCACCATGCGGGCGTGCGTTGCATGGACTGCCATGACATGCACAGCATGAAGACGATCCTGCCGGGGAACCAGCTCTGCGTGCGCTGCCACACACCGGGAGGCTACCCGAATGCGCCCGTGATCGTTCCGGAGGCCCACAGCTTTCACCAGACTGCCAGTGTGGGGAATCAGTGCATCAACTGCCACATGCCGCAGACGACGTACATGCAGCGGCATCCCCGGCATGATCATGGTTTCACCATTCCGGATCCGCTGCTGACGAAGGAGCATGGCGTGCCAAATGCCTGCAACAAATGCCACACGGACCAGACGGTGGACTGGGCCCTGGCCGCGACGGAAAAATGGTATGGCGACAAGATGAACCGCCGCACTCGCAGCCGTGCGCAGACCATCGCCAAAGCCCGCCAGGGAAATCCCGAAGGACGCGACGGGCTGCTGGTCCTGCTGGAAAGCGACGACACCGCCCACTGGAAAGCCAGCGCCACCCTGCTGCTGGACCGCTGGATGGCCGAACCTAAAGTGCAGCAAGCTGTGGCAAAGCAGACCGCGCATGAGCACCCCATGGTGCGCCAGGCGGCTGCCCGTGTGCTGGAGCCTGCGCTGCAAGACAGCCGCCTGCGCGCCACCACGGAAAAGCTGCTGGAAGACCCGGTGCGCAGTGTGCGCGTCACCGCCGCGTGGTCATTGCGGGAAGGGCTGAAACTGGACAGTCCCGCAGGCCAGGACCTGCAGCACATGCTGCGACTGAATGGTGACCAGCCGAGTGGGCAAATGCAGTTAGGCCAATTTTACTACGCCCTGCGGGACGTGCCACGTGCCATCCAGCACATGGAGACCGCCATTCAGTGGGACCCAAATTCGCCCCCCTTTCACCACGATCTAGCCATGCTGCATATGGCGACGGGCAATACCCCCAAGCTCATCGAGAAACTGCGCGATGCCATTCGCCTAGCACCCAATGAGGGGCAGTTTCACTATGAGTTAGGCCTGGCGCTGAGTGAAACTGGGGACATGGAGGCCACCATCGCCGCCTTGAAAGAGTGCGTGCGGGTGGCACCGCAGTACGGACGGGCTTGGTACAATCTCGGCTTGGCTTTGAATGGCCTGGGCCGCACGGCGGAGGCCATGGATGCCCTGCGAAAAGGCGAAGCGGCAGATCCTAACGACCCCGGCATTCCCTACGCCCGCGCCACCATCCTGGCGCAGCTCGGGCAAAAGCAGGCCGCCATCGCGGCAGCGCAGCGCGCTCTCACTCTCCAGCCCGGTTTCCAGGAGGCGCGGCAGCTTCTCATGATGTTGCAGCGTTGAAGTCCTCCGGGCGCGCTGGAATTCGCTTGGGTTGGGGGAGGTCGGACAATTTCTGAAAAAAGAACTGCAAATGTTGCCGTGCAGAGTGCCCTCCGTTAGACTTCTGAACAAATTTTTATGGCACGCCGCGCTCAATCAGGACTCAAACCCATTCATCTTGTCGGTCTGCTGCTCTTGTTAGGGGCCTTGATCGGCCTGGGGTATGTGATGCTGAATCGTACGACGGACCCCATGACGGGTATCACGGCGTTGAGCACGGAGGAGTATCTGGAAAGCTCCACCGCCCTGAGCGGGAACACTTACCGCATCGAGGGGACGGTGGATGATCGCCTGGACAACTGGCGTGCCATGGATGGCCGCCTGTTCAGCGTGCAGGTTTCTGAGGCGGGTTCCTTTTTGCCTGTGTGGGTGCCTGCGAATCTGGAGACGAACATCCAGAGGGGGCAGCGGTATGTGTTTAAGGTCCGGGTTTTGGAAACCGGAATCCTGGAAGTTTTGGAACTGCTGAAAGCCTGATGCCTTTATGAAGAAGCTGATTTTGACTGCGGCCTGTTGTGTCCCCGCATGGTTAGTTGCCCAGGTTCTCCCCTCCCCAGGGGCAGCGCCAGCACCTCAGGCTGCCCCTGCCAGTTCGCCTGCCCCGGCGGCTTCCTCTTCATCTGGTGGGGGCGGGCAGAGCTCCATCTTTGGTGGTCTGCTGCCGCATGTGGATGGCGGCAGTGAAACGGTGAGCTGGGATGGCAAGATGTGGAACATGAACAACAACCGCATCGCGCGGGCGAAGTTCGAGATCTACCTGGCCACCCCCGAAGCTAACAGTGCCGATGACCAAGCCTACCGTGACCTGATGGCGCAAATCACGCTGCTGCTGGCACCCACGCGTGCCGGGGGCCCTGATGTTTCCAAAGCCTTTGCCCTTTTGCCAGAAGCGGGTGCTTTCCAGATTGATGGCGGGCTTTGCAATACCATCGCCAATGGTGTGTGGGATGTGTGGCTGGCCCAACGTAAAGTGACGAATCTGCGCCAGGCGAATGAGGCCATGGTGAAGCGCCGCCGGGACCTGGAATGGAACACGGAGCAGGGCATGAACAGCGCCCCGCTGGCCCCCTCCACCGCAGGTGGGTCCACCAAGGGCACGGCAAACAATCGCCAGCAAGCGGTGCAGCAGCAGCAAAACACCTCGATGACCTTGGGCCGCGTATCGGGCTACATCAAAAGCATCGCCGAGATCGAAGGTCGGATGAAGCTGAATGAGACGGCCATTGGTCTTTCTGAAGTGACCAGCAAGACGCAGTTCCAGGCCCTGATGGTGCAGCTTTTCATGCAGCGCCGGTTTGAGCACGCCATCATCGCTTGTCGCCTTTATCCGCACATGTTCCGCGATGGCGACAGTGTGCTGCAACTGGATGATAACTCCGATCTGAAGAAGATGTTTTCCGCCAGCATGGGCGTGCCGCCTACGGTGAGTTTGATTGATGGCTTTGCCGCCGAGGCCATCCGCGGGGTGGATGAAGCGGTGGTGGCTTTTGAGCAACTGGTGCTGCGCCAGGACTATGACAGTGCGAGCAAGCGCCTGATGGAGGCCTATGCCATCGGCGAATACCTGCCGCGCATCCGCCGCCTGCCCATGGTCACGAAGCTGAAGGTGCTGGACTATGTGCGGGATGGCAATCAGCTCATCAACTCGCTGGAGATGCGTGACTTTGGCCTCGCTGAAGAGCTGGTGAAAAAGATGCGGCTGTCTTCCCGTGACTTTGATTTTTCCAAACCTTTGGCCGCGATCGAAACGGCGCGCACGCTGAGTGACATGCGTCTCACGGCAGCGCGGGCGGCGGCGGTGAAGGGGGACCAGACTGGTGTGGCGGCTGAGCTGAAAGGCGCGGCGGAGATCTGGCCGACGAACCCGAAGCTGCGCGAAGTTTCCAACATGATCGGCCAAAACAGTGATGTGCAGGCCCAGGCCCTGCTGGATCTGGATCGCCTGCTCAGTCAGAGAAATTTCCGTCAGGTGTTCAATGATCAGGGGCGTTTCCTTGCCTCCGCCATCAATGATCCGGTGCGGCAGGAGCAGCTCAAAAAAGTGCTCACGGACATGAACCGTGTGAACATGGTGGTCCATGCCGCTGGTGAGGCTGCGCGCAATGGCAACAGCTTCGGCGCCTGGGAGGCGATCGAGCGTGAGTATGAGCAGTTCCCGGATGATCCGGAGATCACTAAGATGCGCTCAGAACTCAGCGTGAAGGCGAGTGAGTTTGTCAGCGCCATCGAGAAGGCCAAGCAGCATGAGCAGCGGAAGCAGAGCGGCTCCGCCATCGCCTGGTATCTCAAGGCCCGTCGTCTCTATCCGCCGAGTGAATTTGCACGCAATGGCATCCAGCGTCTGGTGACTGGGCTAAAGGCCGGGGAAGGGGACAGTGTGGGAACCACGGGTGCGGTGAATCCGTGAGATTACGGCACTTTTCAAACGCTTGAGTCAGCGCATTCGGAGGGTGAAGAGGTTCACCATGCCCTACGGTCCTAACCGTCAGCGTTGCAAAAATACTTTTGGTTATTCGCGATGGCTCCGGCGAGTGTGTCCTTTATGACTTCACTTCATCCTCCGCCACATCCTCATCCTCCGAGGACTCTGCATGGGGGGCTGCGGCGGTGTCTTCATTGTCGGTAGTTTCCGTTTCAGCGGTGGGGGCTTCTTCGGCTGGTGCAGGTTCGGGCGTGGCTTCTGCGGGCGCGTTTGCCTCGGCTGTTTCCAGTTTGCCCTCTGGGGTGAATTTCATGCCCGCGACTTTCGCGGCCTCTGCGGCAGGGCCGCCGAAGCCTAGGAGCATGGCCACTTCATCCTGCATCTGGGCCAGTTCATCCAGGCGCAGTTCAGGATCGCGGATCATGAAGACCTCACTGGTCTTTTTGTTTTCGTAAAAGAGCATCTTGCCCTGCTCGGTCTCCTTGGAGGCAGTGGGGCTGAGGATGCGTTTACGCTCCAGCATCAGGGCCAGGATATAGCGGGCGTCTTCAGTCTGGGGTTCGTCTTCCTCCACAAAGCGCTGCAGGAGGGCCATGGCGCTTTCCTTGCTGGTGACCTCGGGCCGCTGCTCAGTGACCTGGGGGGTGTAAGTGGTGCGCCAGTAGGCGATGGGAGTGCGCTCGGCCAGCTCAGCTTTCCAGGAATCCAGGCCCACATCCCGGCGCAGGTAGCCGCCGGTTTCGGGGTCAAAGTAGATGGCGGTGTGGAAGACTTCCCCTTCCACAAAAGCACGCCCGGAGAGGGCACATTGATGGGAGCGTGAACGAATGGACCAGTTCTGGATCATCTCAGGAGCGGAGGACTGGGTTAAGTAGCGGTGCGATTGCGAGGTCGGGCCACCTGGGCTTTGCGCTTGGAAAAGAGGCGGAGGGAGATCTTGGGCAGATCCTTATTTTGCGAGCGATAATGCAGCAGCACGGTGCCGAGGATGCCGAACAAGAGGTGGGGAATCCAGGGGCTGAACCAGGGCGGGAGATGCCCGCCTTTGCCCAGGTTCAGGCAGAGGTTATTCAGGAAGAGGATGGCGAAGAAGATGAAGATGGAACCGGCGATGCCGCCCACGGCCCCACGGCGGGAGTAGGCGATGCCCAACGGTGCGGCGACCAGGGCCAGGGCAAAGCTCTGCCAAGGTAGGGCAAACCGATGGAAATAATGCGCCTGAAAGGGGGCTAGGCGCTCGGGGCTATCTTTCGGGTGAGCTTTCAGGTAGGAGACGATTTCCGGCACGCCCATGTAGTCAGGCTGGAGGGCGTAGCTCATCATGCCCCAGGGCGTTTCTTCAAAGTTCTTCACCTCCAGTGACTGGCGGCCTTCGGCATCGGTGGGGAAGGGTTTGATCTCCTTCGGTTTGTCATCGGCGTAGAAGACTTCTTTGCCATCGTAAAAGCGCCAGAGGCCGCCGGGCCACCACATGGCGGAATCTGCATGGATGACGTGGGCGACTTTGCCGTCTTTGTCCATCTCACGCACCTGCACGCCGCGCAGGCTTTCACCCCGGAGAGAGAATGGCAGGGAGGAGACATACCAGACGCGGTCGGTCACGGGATCTCGGTGCAGGACGGAGGAGGCCATGATGGAGTCTTTTTGCTTGGCCCCCAGGGCGCGCATCACGGCCTCGCGGTTGCCCTCAGCACGGGGGGCCCAGTGGTAGTTGGCGGCCAGGCTCATGGTGGCCACGGTGATGACGACGACAAAGATGGGCTGCAAGATCTGCATCACACTGCGCCCGGCGCTGAGCATGGCCACGATCTCATTGGCGCGGGACATTTTGGTCAGCGTATAAAGCACTGCCAGCAGCAGGGAGGCGGGCATGACCGAAACAAAGATGAAAGGTACGATGCTGAAATAGAACTTCACCACGCGTCCAGGGCCTGATTTGGCATCCTGGAATTCCTTCAAGTTATCCAGCAGATCCATGATGATCCACAGGGAGCAGAAGGCGACAAAACAGAAGACTAAGGGG
It contains:
- a CDS encoding YaeQ family protein, translated to MALKATIYKASLDVSDIDRNLYSDHSLTIARHPSETDERMMIRVLAFALNAPANNDQGLLEFGKDMWEPDEPCLVQKDLTGLLVHIIEVGQPDEKRITRLCSRAAKVTVYSFSSSTPTWWAGIASKLTRLRNLTVWQIPAEQSQKLAAMTQRSMSLQITLQDGALFIGDGTDSLEITLQRLHGQD
- a CDS encoding tetratricopeptide repeat protein; amino-acid sequence: MKKRRPDSPPAPPSPPSGEGGSSAGMVWVVVGLLVVVGGIGWALWPKKPAYTPVAVVAEPKKPVQAFVMPDEKATFAQYAGSQSCKECHAVEFDKWQGSHHGLAERLPDDKLDLAGFQPPQIFKHGTQTSEARKEGGVYQITSLGFDGETKPWSVERVIGHAPLRQYLVKGKKGRLHSMEACFDPVKGDWFNVYGDEDRKPGEWGHWTGRGMVWNQMCASCHNTRVRKNYDLETDSYQTRMAEMTVSCESCHGPMKAHDDWQRQYKGKPGGEKDPTLVAWSRDQHTENCAGCHARRGEITGDFAPGDSFWDHYLLTITDHTDVYYPDGQIRDENYEFASFFSSRMHHAGVRCMDCHDMHSMKTILPGNQLCVRCHTPGGYPNAPVIVPEAHSFHQTASVGNQCINCHMPQTTYMQRHPRHDHGFTIPDPLLTKEHGVPNACNKCHTDQTVDWALAATEKWYGDKMNRRTRSRAQTIAKARQGNPEGRDGLLVLLESDDTAHWKASATLLLDRWMAEPKVQQAVAKQTAHEHPMVRQAAARVLEPALQDSRLRATTEKLLEDPVRSVRVTAAWSLREGLKLDSPAGQDLQHMLRLNGDQPSGQMQLGQFYYALRDVPRAIQHMETAIQWDPNSPPFHHDLAMLHMATGNTPKLIEKLRDAIRLAPNEGQFHYELGLALSETGDMEATIAALKECVRVAPQYGRAWYNLGLALNGLGRTAEAMDALRKGEAADPNDPGIPYARATILAQLGQKQAAIAAAQRALTLQPGFQEARQLLMMLQR
- a CDS encoding LptF/LptG family permease, coding for MTWLYPLLKKLRAVAHRVRTWPFLGRSAFSLALLVMILLATQGHHLDHPPEVAGYDIQKGKLIAQQGVGPAGPVLKTVSLLLPYLDSWMLVGGAVYLFILLRQWGNPPKLVFPTWVASISVAAWAIGSDIAHQLGAMQMTEMGEPLAMTAYWMKMVMIYVACICVPLLIHYYVRSGALERYTLRTFLAPLVFCFVAFCSLWIIMDLLDNLKEFQDAKSGPGRVVKFYFSIVPFIFVSVMPASLLLAVLYTLTKMSRANEIVAMLSAGRSVMQILQPIFVVVITVATMSLAANYHWAPRAEGNREAVMRALGAKQKDSIMASSVLHRDPVTDRVWYVSSLPFSLRGESLRGVQVREMDKDGKVAHVIHADSAMWWPGGLWRFYDGKEVFYADDKPKEIKPFPTDAEGRQSLEVKNFEETPWGMMSYALQPDYMGVPEIVSYLKAHPKDSPERLAPFQAHYFHRFALPWQSFALALVAAPLGIAYSRRGAVGGIAGSIFIFFAILFLNNLCLNLGKGGHLPPWFSPWIPHLLFGILGTVLLHYRSQNKDLPKISLRLFSKRKAQVARPRNRTAT